The nucleotide sequence AGTGGCGTCACACAGCAAGCTCGAGCAGTAAACGAATAGGAAGCTGGTGTGACTGTAAGCCTCAGGAATCAGTGTGAACTCGTCAATGTGCATCACGCGACTTTCATACTAGCGCAATGTTCGGGCTACAAGCAGCAAGACTAACATGAGCGTGCTGCATTAAAATACCTCTAACGAATCGCATCCTGATAATTATCACTGAAACAGCTTTTAAAACGATATatatctgtaaatatatataatatctgtGCGTAAATGTATATCTATATACGCGGTGATAACGAAATGCCATTTGTAACGTTGTTTTTTGTgactaattaattaaattcGATCTAACAacgacattatatatatatatatatatatatatatatatatattacatatatttattctatgtTATTAAGCGTAGCGCCAATCTCCATCGTTCAGTTGcgcatttcatttctttctttctttctttctttctttcttttttgctgttCTGATTCGTTTTATTTCTCGTTAAATATTGGCGTTAATGCAAGTAAATCGCAatcgaatatatatatatatatatatatatatatatatatatatatatatatatatatatatatatatatgacaaatcTCATGTGGTGCAATTAAAATCTAACACATTTCTCactcctgattgcggtttttagGCTAGAAAACGACGTGTTCGGGGACGAGGGAAACTCGTTAAGTGAGCTCTCCTATGAGCCCGACACGATGAGCGCGCGCAGTGCTCCAGCCCTCCCGGAGGACGCATATACACTGTATTACCCGCCCGAGAGAAGGTGAGCTATACACACCCCCAAATCTAACCccaaacacatcaaaatattctacatacatttatattatcGCATTcatagtgttgtgtttttttttttctttaagatgCGCTTGTTTTGGCTTTTTTTGTGATTAAGGTCATACTGTAGATGCACAAATGCaataatcagacagacagacagacagacaggtagatgaGAACGAGGCAGATCGATTGAGCAAAGAAAGATGACAGTAGTGTTCGGTGACTCTGTCTGAGTCTACTTTGTTTTTGCTCGTTTCATCGTTTTGCCTGGCGTAAACCAAATCGAAAAGCGTTGTCctttggtgtttgttgtttctgctgacccttgtgtgtgtgtttggcgtTTTACCTCAGAGCCGAAACGCATGCAGACGGATTGTTAGATAGAGCCTTGAGGGACATCCTGGTTCAGTTATCAGCCCGAAAATATCTGCATTCTCTGACGGCAGTTCGCGTAGGGTAAGGGCATTTCATTTTAAGCGTTTACCTGCcgtcatcttttttttattattattattattatgattattattttcctttgcTTGTTTTATCCCCCCtcccctctcttttttttcatggCGGTGACTTTTTTCGTTGTCCTGTTTCCGACTtcctatttttttgttttcctttcctcTATTTTTCTCCCCGGTATTTGGTGTCTCTTTGTCTTTGAACTAGCTCGGGTGTGACACTTGGGTTGGGTTATAAATTGTGAGTAgacaaaatgaagaagaagaacaacaacaacaacaaaaaagttcaATAGCTTATCGACGGTGCGAACTGTTGATTCTCGAGCGCCTTTTATTAATCTGCAATGCAGCGGCGCATTAATAGGATCCATTTCATTTATAGCCTTAAAACCAACCATTTCCAAAGCTTTCCTTCACCCTAAGTTCTTCCCTTCGGTGATACCTGAGCGGAATATGTGGACATCAATCGAATctcttattgttatttttttgattattataattattattttcacacCTACATTGAAACCTGTTAGCTTGCTAGCATTTTCTTTAGCTATAGCTAACGCGCGCGCTTGTGTTCGcagtgaggaagaagaggacGAAGAAGACTCGGAGCCACTGTCCAAGCGCCACTCGGACGGCATTTTCACGGACAGCTACAGCCGCTACCGGAAACAAATGGCCGTAAAAAAATACCTTGCAGCAGTGCTGGGAAGAAGGTACAGACAGAGGTTTAGAAACAAAGGACGCCGCTTTGCTTATTTGTagcggggggaaaaaaagcgcGCGAGAGAAAATAGAGCAACTGCCCTCCCTTGTGTCCATTCAATCATACAGTCAAAAGTCATTCTAACTTAAAACTGAGCAGTCGGTGGATCTCGCCTGTGTTCTTTTAAACATGTATTTTATGTACGAAGTCAAgccattaaaaatattttagtaagaacatgttttttttcttcctttttttgtaTAAAAGCACTTGAGACCGCACAGTTCTACTTTGTGGACCAATCGTTCAGTTGAATGTATATAGCTTTATATGTTGAAAacgaaactaaaaaaaaatctagg is from Hemibagrus wyckioides isolate EC202008001 linkage group LG07, SWU_Hwy_1.0, whole genome shotgun sequence and encodes:
- the adcyap1b gene encoding adenylate cyclase activating polypeptide 1b isoform X1, producing MAKSSRATLALLIYGILMRYSAQCTPIGMGFPNMRLENDVFGDEGNSLSELSYEPDTMSARSAPALPEDAYTLYYPPERRAETHADGLLDRALRDILVQLSARKYLHSLTAVRVGEEEEDEEDSEPLSKRHSDGIFTDSYSRYRKQMAVKKYLAAVLGRRYRQRFRNKGRRFAYL
- the adcyap1b gene encoding adenylate cyclase activating polypeptide 1b isoform X2 is translated as MAKSSRATLALLIYGILMRYSAQCTPIGMGFPNMRLENDVFGDEGNSLSELSYEPDTMSARSAPALPEDAYTLYYPPERSEEEEDEEDSEPLSKRHSDGIFTDSYSRYRKQMAVKKYLAAVLGRRYRQRFRNKGRRFAYL